In one Legionella clemsonensis genomic region, the following are encoded:
- a CDS encoding TolC family outer membrane protein translates to MKKTLLCLMLTVGLSSLSHATDLMDIYQQALENDPTFKQAYSTYMSNTEAIPQARAALYPQLTVNTQAARNVENVSAGGGSVEATYNSNQWQVTTSQAIFNYQAWAQVQQAKASVKAAQATFNDAAQDLILRTAKAYFDVLLARDTLNFAEAKLRANRRQFEQAEQRFKVGLDAITSVYEAKAAYDQSVAEVISARNNQINRNEDLRKLTNHIYENLAPLRNSTIPLIKPEPDNVDEWVNTGLLQNYRLFASKYSLEAAREKIKVQAAGGWPTLAIQGNAAQTHNHSSSTSFFIPSKQGSASVAIALNFPVFQGGLVQSQTRQAQFDFQTSSQQLEQTYRDVVVNSRIAFNTIIDGISKVKADRQTIVSQQNSLESTEAQFQVGTRTMVDVVNAQRRLFEAQEQLARDQYNLINALLNLKYLAGTLNVNDLEEVNAWLETTRINAFPCPVPRKINVKKVKVTVAKPATTGPFKKSAVKAAVVSNPADTRNDKN, encoded by the coding sequence ATGAAAAAAACGCTGTTATGCTTGATGTTAACTGTTGGTTTATCTTCCTTGTCCCATGCTACGGATTTAATGGATATTTATCAACAGGCATTGGAAAATGATCCTACATTTAAGCAAGCCTACAGCACCTACATGTCCAATACAGAAGCTATTCCACAAGCTCGTGCAGCATTATATCCGCAGTTAACAGTCAATACTCAAGCGGCTCGAAATGTTGAAAATGTCAGCGCGGGCGGGGGAAGTGTTGAAGCAACTTATAACAGCAACCAATGGCAAGTTACCACCTCTCAGGCTATTTTCAATTATCAAGCCTGGGCACAGGTTCAACAAGCCAAAGCATCGGTTAAAGCGGCACAAGCTACGTTTAATGATGCGGCTCAGGATTTAATCTTACGTACAGCTAAAGCTTATTTTGATGTGCTTTTGGCTAGAGATACGCTTAATTTCGCAGAAGCAAAATTACGCGCTAACAGACGCCAGTTTGAACAAGCAGAACAGCGCTTTAAAGTCGGTTTGGATGCGATTACTTCCGTTTATGAAGCAAAAGCAGCTTATGATCAATCCGTTGCTGAGGTTATTTCAGCGAGAAATAATCAAATTAATCGTAATGAAGATCTACGCAAATTAACCAATCATATTTATGAAAACCTAGCGCCCCTTCGCAACAGTACTATTCCGTTAATTAAACCTGAACCTGATAATGTGGATGAGTGGGTAAATACTGGATTATTGCAAAACTATAGACTTTTTGCCTCCAAATATAGTCTGGAAGCTGCACGGGAAAAAATCAAAGTTCAGGCAGCAGGTGGTTGGCCAACTCTGGCTATTCAAGGAAATGCAGCTCAGACGCACAATCATTCGTCGAGCACATCCTTTTTCATTCCCTCAAAACAGGGTTCAGCGAGTGTTGCTATTGCACTAAATTTCCCCGTTTTCCAAGGTGGATTAGTTCAATCCCAAACCAGGCAAGCTCAATTTGATTTTCAAACGTCCAGTCAACAATTGGAGCAAACCTACCGTGATGTCGTCGTGAATAGCCGTATTGCTTTCAACACTATTATTGATGGGATTAGTAAGGTCAAAGCCGATAGACAAACTATTGTTTCTCAACAAAATTCTTTAGAGAGTACCGAGGCTCAATTTCAAGTGGGTACCCGTACCATGGTTGATGTTGTCAATGCACAACGACGTCTGTTTGAAGCCCAGGAACAATTAGCTCGTGATCAATATAATTTGATTAACGCCCTATTAAATTTAAAATACCTTGCGGGTACTTTAAACGTCAATGATCTAGAAGAAGTAAATGCTTGGTTGGAAACAACGCGAATCAATGCCTTTCCATGCCCAGTACCACGTAAAATCAACGTTAAAAAAGTTAAAGTAACCGTTGCCAAACCAGCAACCACAGGACCCTTTAAAAAATCTGCGGTTAAAGCTGCTGTCGTCTCAAACCCAGCAGATACTCGTAATGACAAGAATTAA